A window of Bacteroidota bacterium contains these coding sequences:
- a CDS encoding gliding motility-associated C-terminal domain-containing protein: protein VLAPNVFTPNGDGKNDTFTLVVKGAKTFRVSIVNRWGIQIHAWEKGNDMHWDGHTVTGQECSQGVYYYTITGVLENGEAFQKQGSLHLMR from the coding sequence TGGTGCTTGCCCCCAATGTATTCACCCCCAATGGTGACGGCAAAAACGATACATTCACTCTGGTTGTAAAAGGGGCAAAAACATTCCGGGTAAGTATTGTCAACCGCTGGGGCATACAAATTCACGCCTGGGAAAAAGGAAACGATATGCACTGGGATGGCCACACAGTTACAGGCCAGGAATGCAGCCAGGGGGTTTATTATTATACCATAACCGGAGTTCTGGAAAATGGAGAAGCCTTCCAAAAACAAGGTTCCCTG